From a region of the Paenibacillus lutimineralis genome:
- a CDS encoding ABC transporter permease yields the protein MPVKAKSAPASVHKSARKKLGIRNNWDYLIFIIPVILYFLIFCYGPMYGVQLAFKRFNPALGITSSPWIGTDNFERLFGSFQFARILKNTLVINLLKTFISFPIPIILALMFNEIRRERLKKTFQTITYAPYFISTVVFVGIINLFLTGENGYINNVLEMFGIAPIPFLTSPDYFSGVYVGSDIWRNSGWNSIIFIAALSGVDPQLHESAQIDGASRFKRIIHVNLPCIMPTIVIQFILQMGKMMTLSYERILLMQNSLNIEASEVISTYAYKTGLINMDYGFSTAVGLFNNVINIVLLLAANKIAKRYSSSSLF from the coding sequence ATGCCTGTAAAGGCTAAATCGGCGCCTGCTTCGGTCCATAAATCCGCCAGAAAGAAACTAGGCATACGGAACAACTGGGATTACCTGATCTTCATTATCCCGGTCATCCTTTACTTTCTTATTTTCTGTTATGGCCCGATGTACGGCGTACAGCTGGCATTCAAACGCTTCAACCCGGCTCTTGGGATCACATCGAGTCCCTGGATCGGAACGGATAATTTCGAGCGGCTGTTTGGATCTTTCCAATTTGCCCGTATTTTAAAGAATACGTTAGTTATCAATTTGCTTAAAACCTTCATCAGCTTCCCAATACCAATCATCCTTGCGCTTATGTTCAATGAGATTCGACGGGAAAGATTGAAGAAGACATTTCAGACGATCACTTACGCTCCATATTTTATTTCCACGGTTGTCTTCGTCGGGATAATCAATTTATTCCTCACCGGAGAGAACGGCTATATCAACAATGTTCTGGAGATGTTTGGAATCGCTCCAATTCCCTTTCTTACCTCTCCCGATTATTTTTCCGGAGTCTATGTCGGCTCTGATATATGGCGTAATAGCGGGTGGAACTCGATTATCTTTATTGCCGCATTATCGGGAGTGGACCCCCAACTGCATGAATCAGCGCAGATTGACGGGGCCAGTCGGTTCAAGAGAATTATTCATGTGAATCTCCCTTGTATTATGCCGACCATTGTTATTCAATTCATTCTACAGATGGGGAAAATGATGACTCTCAGCTACGAGCGCATTCTTCTCATGCAGAACAGCCTCAATATTGAGGCGTCCGAAGTCATATCTACTTATGCTTACAAGACAGGTCTGATCAATATGGATTACGGATTCTCTACTGCCGTGGGACTCTTCAATAACGTCATTAACATCGTACTGCTGTTGGCCGCCAACAAGATCGCCAAACGCTACAGCAGCAGTAGTCTGTTCTAG
- a CDS encoding helix-turn-helix transcriptional regulator, with protein MVRKALQSKLYRNFLGRYLLILAVSGLLLLITNIISLSNTYHRLTENTHRFMAHMTELLDTRILDLQKLTLSVSHDTRLLPYQLHEQINYPYLIADELDKLKAPSSELDSIGLFYRNTPYSSLEDVIFTDTGMYTAESYVQLICRSKIAPESLRSLMEELKTPMLLSSLTNEHNQGGRDHVLLLLVPLDSTPYSNGIMIYKLNYAAMIDSFQRTIDPASSLIIFDRYGTPFIYLDGSPDLDWRELALAVQNSEQRFRGYLLLQETSEKQQFHVVNATQRNAYFHEYYVALTVSLGIVLLSLGLGLVLSFRSARKSYEPIQELSSRLPSLTERSTAHDEDELAQLTRYIEQMRDESINMSHMMHNQEILTRNQLLLAVLMGKLNVDNTTQANRSVLHKLLGSREWGNVLVIMFDDYNSKVGKEPLSEQWLLKYAVCNVFENLSGEHGINYALDLAIDNGIVGIVSWNKEFVDQWEERSRAFAAQVLKFMDRHFKLSLSCTIGEPQSAAELYQSYNSATSLAEYRIFAGKQSIITQSEVLQQQKIEGHMVGDKRQITDMAEELHAAVCSKDPERLQRLIQELKERFTWLEDASTFRLTFLQMIFTLNQIVNNISLSHREAIKYKLETLADQHSETVGEACANLLDVSRSIQDSLGEDSNEDRLYSSMLSYVAQNYADYNLSLSTVAEQLSLTPSYVTRYFKNKNGLPLMQYVSRIRIEKAKELLETTNFSIKEIVEQVGFVDENNFSRAFRKREGVSPTKYRSVRQNLSS; from the coding sequence ATGGTGCGGAAAGCCCTGCAATCGAAGCTGTATCGAAATTTTCTTGGCAGGTATTTGCTGATTCTGGCAGTGTCAGGTCTATTGCTGTTAATTACTAATATTATTTCTCTCTCTAATACCTATCATCGTCTGACGGAGAATACTCATCGATTCATGGCGCACATGACCGAGCTGTTGGATACCCGGATCCTTGATCTGCAGAAGCTGACCTTATCCGTCTCACATGACACCAGGCTGCTTCCTTATCAATTACACGAGCAGATCAATTACCCGTATTTGATTGCTGATGAGCTGGACAAGTTGAAAGCGCCTTCTTCGGAGCTTGATTCGATCGGTCTATTTTATAGGAACACGCCGTATAGCTCATTGGAGGATGTCATCTTTACAGATACGGGGATGTATACGGCGGAGAGCTATGTCCAGCTCATCTGCCGGAGCAAGATCGCACCGGAGAGCCTGCGTTCGCTGATGGAGGAGTTAAAGACGCCGATGCTGCTGTCCTCATTAACAAACGAGCATAACCAAGGGGGCAGGGATCACGTATTGTTGCTTCTAGTACCGTTGGACAGTACGCCTTATTCAAATGGAATCATGATCTATAAATTGAATTATGCGGCTATGATAGACAGCTTCCAGAGGACAATCGACCCGGCAAGCAGTCTGATTATTTTTGATCGCTACGGTACGCCGTTCATCTACCTGGACGGAAGTCCTGATTTGGATTGGAGAGAGCTGGCGCTTGCTGTCCAGAATTCGGAGCAGAGGTTCCGTGGATATCTTCTCTTGCAGGAAACCTCTGAGAAGCAGCAGTTCCATGTGGTGAACGCTACCCAGCGCAATGCTTATTTCCATGAATATTATGTTGCGCTTACGGTCTCGCTCGGAATTGTACTGCTGTCACTGGGACTTGGACTGGTGCTTAGCTTCCGCTCGGCCCGCAAGAGCTATGAGCCGATCCAGGAGCTGTCCAGCCGTCTTCCTTCGCTAACGGAGAGATCCACCGCTCATGATGAAGATGAACTTGCCCAGCTCACGCGTTATATCGAGCAAATGAGGGACGAGAGCATCAATATGTCTCATATGATGCATAATCAGGAGATATTGACTCGGAATCAGCTGCTGCTCGCCGTGTTAATGGGCAAATTAAATGTAGATAACACGACGCAGGCTAACCGCAGCGTGCTCCATAAGCTGCTTGGCAGCCGAGAATGGGGCAATGTGCTGGTGATTATGTTCGATGACTACAATTCGAAGGTGGGTAAAGAGCCGCTGAGCGAGCAATGGCTGTTAAAATACGCGGTATGCAATGTGTTTGAGAATTTGTCTGGAGAGCATGGTATTAATTATGCGCTGGATCTGGCGATCGATAACGGCATTGTAGGCATCGTATCATGGAATAAGGAGTTCGTAGATCAATGGGAGGAGCGAAGTCGGGCATTCGCAGCCCAGGTTCTGAAATTTATGGACAGGCACTTTAAACTTTCCCTGTCCTGTACGATCGGCGAACCTCAATCGGCGGCGGAATTGTACCAATCCTATAATTCAGCCACATCGTTGGCTGAGTACCGTATTTTTGCAGGCAAGCAATCGATCATCACCCAGTCGGAGGTCTTGCAGCAGCAGAAAATAGAGGGGCATATGGTCGGCGATAAACGCCAGATTACCGATATGGCGGAGGAATTACATGCTGCGGTATGCTCGAAGGATCCGGAGAGATTACAGCGATTGATTCAGGAACTGAAGGAGAGGTTCACTTGGCTGGAGGATGCTTCGACCTTTCGCCTAACTTTTCTGCAGATGATATTTACTTTGAATCAAATCGTGAACAATATCTCACTTTCCCACCGCGAAGCGATTAAGTATAAACTGGAGACGCTGGCTGATCAACATTCCGAGACAGTCGGGGAAGCCTGCGCCAATCTGCTTGATGTATCCCGCAGCATCCAGGACAGCCTTGGAGAGGATTCGAATGAGGACCGCCTGTATTCGTCAATGCTGAGCTATGTGGCCCAGAATTATGCGGATTACAATCTGAGTCTTTCGACGGTGGCTGAGCAGCTATCTTTGACGCCTTCTTACGTAACACGCTATTTCAAGAACAAGAACGGGCTTCCTCTTATGCAATATGTATCTAGAATTCGTATTGAGAAGGCTAAGGAACTGCTCGAGACGACCAACTTCTCCATCAAAGAAATTGTAGAGCAGGTTGGATTCGTGGATGAGAACAATTTCTCGCGGGCCTTCCGTAAACGTGAGGGGGTTTCTCCCACCAAATACCGCTCCGTCAGGCAGAATCTTTCGAGCTGA
- a CDS encoding TetR/AcrR family transcriptional regulator, producing the protein MDPKTRHRNELQRGKQSRIQLVIEAAEEVFKERGIDQTTMQNIADRACVGVATVFRFFPKKEKLVVAVATRNLETVLHTFHTIAEMKVSCYEKISLLFDDFITLLNSDDSSNVKLLENFESYAAYYKEPIEDIDIFNKIYRQISDVFSTIIQQGMEDGSIRNDIPVDKVLTTVINTFGNFARKLSLQKNILTVEPDLDPKEQLLILKDILLSYLKG; encoded by the coding sequence ATGGATCCGAAAACGAGGCACAGAAACGAATTACAGCGCGGGAAACAGAGTAGAATTCAGCTCGTCATCGAAGCGGCCGAAGAAGTGTTCAAAGAAAGAGGAATTGATCAGACGACGATGCAGAATATCGCGGATCGAGCTTGTGTTGGCGTAGCTACCGTATTCCGCTTCTTCCCGAAGAAGGAGAAGCTTGTTGTCGCCGTGGCGACAAGAAATCTGGAGACGGTACTGCATACCTTTCATACAATCGCCGAAATGAAGGTGTCCTGTTATGAGAAGATTAGCCTTCTCTTTGATGATTTCATAACTCTACTCAATAGCGACGATAGTTCCAATGTGAAGCTGCTTGAAAATTTTGAGAGCTATGCCGCCTACTACAAAGAACCCATCGAGGATATCGATATCTTCAATAAGATATATCGGCAAATTTCCGACGTCTTCTCGACCATTATCCAGCAAGGGATGGAGGACGGCTCCATAAGGAACGATATTCCGGTAGATAAAGTACTGACAACGGTCATCAACACATTCGGGAATTTCGCAAGAAAGCTGTCCCTTCAGAAAAACATTCTCACCGTCGAGCCTGACCTGGATCCGAAGGAACAACTGCTGATTTTGAAGGATATCCTGCTTAGTTATCTTAAGGGTTAA
- a CDS encoding copper ion binding protein produces MENVLLNVKGMSCNHCVNSVEGALKEIGAKGTVDLEKGTVAVEFDESKLSLDHIKEAIEDQGYDVE; encoded by the coding sequence ATGGAAAATGTATTGCTTAACGTGAAGGGAATGTCTTGCAACCATTGCGTCAACTCGGTGGAGGGTGCTTTGAAAGAGATCGGGGCAAAAGGAACGGTTGATCTGGAGAAGGGAACGGTTGCTGTAGAGTTCGACGAGAGCAAGCTCTCCCTGGACCATATTAAGGAAGCCATCGAGGATCAAGGCTACGACGTTGAGTAA
- a CDS encoding heavy metal translocating P-type ATPase, whose amino-acid sequence MEGTKQTSLQITGMTCAACANRIEKGLNKLEGVSEANVNFAIERATVTYDPSVVDVARMEQSIQKLGYDTIKEKVELELSGMTCAACATRIEKTLNKIPGVSQATVNFAMETAHVEYNPAEVSVPDMQQRVEKIGYKASLKQEQADPSEHRKQEITRQKRKLVVSAILSLPLLWSMVGHFSFTSWIWVPDLFMNPWFQLILATPVQFYIGRQFYIGAYKALRNGSANMDVLISLGTSAAYFYSLYLTIAWAANGADVHHGPSMYYETSAVLITLVVMGKLFEALAKGRSSEAIKSLMGLQAKTALVVRDGQELSILIEEVITGDVVLVRPGDKVPVDGVVLEGMSSVDESMLTGESIPVEKKAGDTVIGATMNKNGMLRISATKVGKETALAQIIKVVEEAQGSKAPIQRVADVISGIFVPIVVGIALVTFLIWYFLVSPGDFAGSLEKAIAVLVIACPCALGLATPTSIMAGSGRAAEFGILFKGGEHLEQTHRIDAIILDKTGTVTKGKPELTDVLTERNEAEFLKLVGAAEKNSEHPLAEAIVEGVKAKNIEQPGTDSFEAIPGFGIKAVVEGSDMLIGTRRLMDKFNVDATDAYASMSKLEESGKTAMLVAINNEYAGMVAVADTIKESSAAAVSRLKEMGLQVIMITGDNERTARAIADQVGIDHVRAEVLPEGKAEEVKKLQAEGKKVAMVGDGINDAPALATADIGMAIGTGTDVAMEAADVTLMRGDLSSIPDAIFMSRKTMRNIKQNLFWALGYNTLGIPIAALGFLAPWVAGAAMALSSVSVVLNALRLQRVKVRG is encoded by the coding sequence ATGGAAGGAACGAAACAGACATCCTTGCAGATAACGGGGATGACTTGTGCGGCCTGTGCGAATCGGATTGAGAAAGGTTTAAATAAGCTCGAAGGCGTATCGGAAGCGAATGTGAACTTCGCGATTGAGCGGGCGACAGTTACCTATGATCCAAGTGTCGTCGATGTAGCAAGGATGGAGCAGAGCATCCAGAAGCTCGGTTATGACACCATCAAGGAGAAGGTAGAGCTAGAATTAAGCGGCATGACTTGCGCAGCCTGTGCCACGAGAATTGAGAAGACACTGAATAAGATACCCGGTGTGAGTCAAGCGACCGTGAACTTTGCGATGGAGACCGCTCATGTGGAGTATAATCCGGCTGAAGTCAGCGTCCCCGATATGCAGCAAAGGGTAGAGAAGATAGGCTATAAAGCCTCCCTCAAGCAGGAGCAAGCGGATCCATCCGAGCATCGTAAGCAAGAGATAACCCGTCAGAAGCGCAAGTTGGTCGTGTCGGCGATCCTCTCCTTGCCGTTATTGTGGTCGATGGTGGGTCATTTCTCCTTTACATCATGGATCTGGGTCCCGGACCTTTTCATGAATCCATGGTTCCAACTGATTCTGGCTACGCCAGTTCAGTTCTATATAGGTAGACAGTTCTACATCGGAGCGTACAAAGCGCTTCGCAACGGCAGTGCCAACATGGATGTGCTCATCTCACTTGGTACCTCAGCAGCTTATTTCTACAGCTTATATCTAACGATTGCGTGGGCTGCGAACGGTGCCGATGTTCATCATGGACCATCGATGTATTATGAGACCAGCGCCGTGCTAATTACGCTGGTAGTCATGGGTAAGCTGTTCGAAGCCCTGGCAAAGGGACGTTCGTCGGAAGCGATCAAGTCGTTGATGGGCTTGCAGGCGAAGACAGCTCTAGTCGTCCGTGACGGTCAGGAGTTAAGCATTCTGATCGAAGAAGTGATTACGGGGGATGTCGTACTCGTTCGCCCAGGCGATAAAGTTCCGGTTGACGGCGTAGTGCTGGAAGGCATGTCGTCGGTGGATGAGTCGATGCTGACAGGTGAGAGCATTCCCGTAGAGAAGAAGGCGGGCGATACCGTTATCGGCGCAACCATGAACAAGAATGGCATGCTCAGAATTAGTGCGACCAAGGTTGGCAAAGAGACGGCACTCGCGCAGATTATAAAAGTCGTGGAAGAGGCCCAAGGCTCGAAGGCGCCGATTCAGCGTGTAGCTGATGTGATTTCCGGCATTTTCGTTCCGATTGTGGTTGGGATCGCGCTGGTTACTTTCCTTATCTGGTACTTCCTTGTCTCGCCGGGGGACTTTGCCGGTTCCTTGGAAAAAGCGATCGCCGTGCTCGTCATTGCCTGTCCTTGTGCGCTCGGTCTCGCTACTCCGACTTCGATTATGGCTGGATCTGGCCGTGCGGCAGAATTCGGCATCCTGTTCAAAGGCGGCGAGCATCTGGAGCAGACGCATAGGATCGACGCCATTATCCTGGATAAGACAGGAACAGTTACCAAAGGCAAACCTGAGCTTACCGATGTGCTGACAGAACGGAATGAGGCTGAGTTCCTAAAATTAGTTGGTGCAGCGGAGAAAAATTCGGAGCATCCGCTCGCTGAAGCGATCGTTGAGGGAGTCAAGGCGAAGAATATAGAGCAGCCGGGTACGGATTCCTTCGAGGCTATTCCTGGATTCGGTATCAAGGCTGTGGTCGAAGGCAGCGATATGCTGATTGGTACGCGCCGTTTGATGGATAAATTTAATGTAGACGCGACAGATGCTTATGCCTCGATGTCGAAGCTGGAGGAATCCGGCAAGACGGCGATGCTGGTCGCGATTAATAACGAATATGCGGGTATGGTGGCTGTAGCTGACACGATTAAGGAGAGCTCGGCGGCAGCGGTAAGCCGCTTGAAGGAAATGGGTCTCCAGGTCATCATGATCACCGGCGACAATGAACGTACGGCTAGAGCGATTGCCGACCAAGTCGGTATCGATCACGTTCGCGCCGAGGTATTGCCGGAAGGCAAAGCCGAGGAAGTGAAGAAGCTTCAAGCAGAAGGCAAGAAGGTGGCTATGGTCGGCGACGGCATTAATGATGCTCCGGCGTTGGCAACCGCAGATATCGGCATGGCGATCGGTACAGGTACAGACGTAGCTATGGAAGCAGCGGATGTAACCTTGATGCGCGGTGACCTGTCCAGTATTCCGGATGCGATCTTTATGAGCCGGAAGACGATGCGCAACATTAAGCAGAACCTGTTCTGGGCACTCGGTTATAACACCCTGGGGATTCCGATCGCAGCATTAGGATTCCTGGCGCCTTGGGTAGCTGGAGCTGCCATGGCATTAAGCTCGGTATCCGTTGTTCTGAACGCACTTCGTCTACAACGTGTGAAGGTACGAGGATAA
- a CDS encoding cation transporter, whose protein sequence is MQETTVKVEGMNCGKCAKKVEGALEAIGAEGQVNLEEHTVNVKYDSSKVGLSDIKASIEAKGYRVAL, encoded by the coding sequence ATGCAAGAAACAACAGTTAAAGTTGAGGGTATGAACTGCGGTAAATGCGCGAAGAAGGTCGAAGGTGCGCTTGAAGCGATTGGTGCTGAGGGACAGGTAAACCTTGAAGAGCACACCGTGAATGTAAAATATGACTCATCCAAAGTGGGACTTTCAGATATTAAAGCAAGTATTGAAGCGAAAGGCTACCGCGTAGCGTTGTAA
- a CDS encoding ClbS/DfsB family four-helix bundle protein, which produces MASYEYASKQDLIDTIHSRYIQLDAEFDEIENSQKDRRIPEVDKTPAEIIAYQLGWLSLVMGWDKDEREGREVRMPAPGYKWNQLGGLYQSFYDEYSSKSLPELRSLFLKKEQQWLEWIETLTDQELFTQGVRKWTGDKENWPMVRWIHINSAAPFQNFRSKIRKWKKYTT; this is translated from the coding sequence ATGGCAAGTTACGAGTATGCATCCAAACAGGACCTAATTGATACGATTCATTCCCGTTACATACAGCTTGATGCTGAGTTTGATGAAATCGAGAACAGCCAAAAGGACAGGCGCATTCCTGAAGTGGACAAGACGCCTGCGGAGATCATCGCATACCAGCTGGGCTGGCTATCCCTCGTTATGGGCTGGGACAAGGATGAGCGTGAAGGCCGGGAAGTACGGATGCCCGCGCCGGGTTACAAATGGAATCAACTTGGCGGATTGTATCAGTCTTTTTACGATGAGTACTCCTCTAAGTCCCTGCCAGAGCTCAGATCCTTATTCCTTAAGAAGGAACAGCAATGGTTGGAATGGATCGAGACTCTGACGGATCAGGAACTATTCACGCAAGGTGTCCGTAAATGGACGGGAGACAAAGAAAACTGGCCGATGGTCCGTTGGATTCATATTAACTCGGCGGCCCCATTCCAGAATTTCCGCTCCAAGATTAGAAAGTGGAAGAAGTACACTACATAG
- a CDS encoding ABC transporter permease translates to MRTSIQAVSERKLKNNTSFMQSLRNSLTMAYRGLLKIRRTPEQLFDVTLQPILFTLMFTYIFGGAISGDVASYLPVIIPGILVQTVITTSVVTGVQLREDMDKGVFDRFKSLPIARIAPLAGALLADTIRYTIATVLTFVMGYIMGYRPGGGLEYVALAGIIVIASSWAISWIFAFFGVIARTASSVQGISMIVLFPLTFLSNAFVPVETMPNWLQWFVKFNPISHLVTAVRDLANTGTVGWDLGISLIGAAVIVLIFAPLTVRAYMRRT, encoded by the coding sequence ATGAGAACTTCCATTCAAGCTGTATCTGAACGCAAATTAAAAAACAACACCAGCTTCATGCAATCGCTGCGTAATTCGCTTACGATGGCCTACCGCGGACTACTCAAAATCCGCCGTACGCCTGAGCAATTATTCGACGTCACGTTGCAGCCAATCCTGTTCACATTAATGTTCACGTATATTTTCGGTGGGGCGATCTCTGGCGATGTAGCCAGCTACTTGCCGGTCATTATCCCCGGTATTCTCGTCCAGACCGTGATCACGACCTCCGTCGTGACCGGCGTCCAGCTACGCGAGGATATGGACAAAGGCGTGTTCGACCGCTTCAAATCACTGCCGATCGCACGGATTGCTCCGCTCGCAGGAGCGCTGCTCGCTGATACGATCCGTTATACAATTGCGACCGTGCTGACCTTTGTGATGGGCTATATTATGGGCTACCGTCCAGGCGGAGGCCTGGAGTATGTCGCCCTTGCCGGGATTATCGTCATTGCCTCTTCCTGGGCGATCAGCTGGATCTTCGCCTTCTTTGGCGTCATTGCCCGCACAGCCTCAAGCGTACAGGGAATCTCGATGATCGTGTTGTTCCCGCTCACATTCCTCTCCAACGCCTTTGTACCGGTGGAGACGATGCCGAACTGGCTGCAGTGGTTCGTGAAGTTCAATCCGATCTCGCATCTGGTAACGGCCGTACGTGATCTGGCCAACACTGGCACTGTCGGCTGGGACTTGGGAATTTCCTTGATCGGCGCTGCGGTGATCGTCCTGATCTTTGCGCCGTTAACCGTGCGTGCCTATATGCGCCGGACTTAA
- a CDS encoding ATP-binding cassette domain-containing protein — translation MGQKYKETNSNWAVEASGLVKVFGDNRAVDGVDLNVRAGSIYGVLGPNGAGKTTTIRMLATLLRPDAGTAKIFGHDVVKESQIVRQLIGVTGQYASVDESLSATENLIIFSRLLGLSRKEAKTKAVELLEEFGLSEAAKRPLKNFSGGMRRRLDLAASLIAQPPLIFLDEPTTGLDPRTRSQMWDTIRRLVDTGSTVLLTTQYLEEADQLADRIAVIDYGRVIAEGTADELKMSVGTSSLHIRVQHAQDIEKTRRMIEQVLKVPSSISSEAGEITAPMANADLVTDLLIALRGEGITLSEMSVQKPTLDEVFLTITGQRATDAAEDATARAYESKTMEGTTV, via the coding sequence TTGGGACAGAAATACAAAGAGACTAATAGTAACTGGGCCGTGGAGGCAAGTGGTCTGGTCAAAGTATTTGGAGATAATCGTGCGGTGGATGGTGTGGATTTAAATGTACGCGCAGGTTCGATCTATGGTGTGCTTGGACCTAACGGAGCGGGCAAGACAACGACGATTCGTATGCTAGCCACGCTGCTGCGTCCGGATGCCGGAACAGCGAAGATCTTCGGTCATGACGTGGTCAAGGAATCGCAGATTGTACGACAGTTGATCGGCGTAACGGGACAATATGCTTCCGTCGACGAGTCGCTCAGCGCTACCGAGAACTTGATCATCTTCTCGCGCTTGCTCGGCCTCTCGCGTAAAGAGGCAAAGACTAAGGCAGTGGAATTGCTCGAGGAATTCGGCTTGTCCGAGGCGGCAAAGCGTCCGCTCAAAAACTTCTCCGGTGGCATGCGGCGCAGACTGGACCTGGCTGCCAGCCTGATCGCCCAGCCACCACTCATCTTCCTCGATGAACCGACTACCGGGCTCGACCCACGTACGCGTTCCCAGATGTGGGATACGATACGCCGGTTAGTAGATACGGGATCAACCGTGCTACTGACGACGCAGTATCTGGAAGAGGCCGACCAACTGGCTGACCGGATTGCCGTAATTGATTATGGACGGGTCATCGCCGAAGGCACTGCCGATGAACTGAAGATGTCCGTCGGAACTTCCTCCCTGCATATACGGGTGCAGCATGCGCAAGACATCGAGAAGACTCGCCGTATGATCGAGCAGGTGCTGAAGGTGCCGTCGAGCATATCTTCGGAAGCCGGGGAGATCACGGCGCCGATGGCGAATGCTGATCTCGTCACCGATCTGCTGATCGCACTCCGTGGCGAAGGAATCACTCTCTCCGAGATGAGCGTACAGAAACCAACTCTCGACGAGGTGTTCCTGACGATCACCGGCCAACGGGCAACTGATGCGGCGGAGGATGCCACTGCACGAGCCTATGAATCCAAAACCATGGAGGGAACGACAGTATGA